AAGAACATCCGAGAAATATCATTCGCGAAAAAATAGAGGAGTATAAAATTCCTGTTCAGGAAATTCCAAAAATAAAAAGAGGTGAAGATTTTGTTTCTTCAGAGGGAAAACGCATTCCCAATTCCGAACTCACTCTTCCTCCTCCTCCCGTTCGCGCTTATGCTTATTGTTCCGATACCTTATATAATGAATCTTTCATCGGGCAAATTAAAAATGTGAATCTGCTTTATCACGAAGCCACGTTTGCTTCCGACAAGGCTGACCGCGCCATTGAAACGCATCATTGCACTGCCAGGCAGGCAGCCGCCATTGCGCAAAAAGCAAACGCAAAAAAATTAATCATCGGGCATTATTCCGCTCGGTACAAAGAACTTGATGTGCTGCTTAAAGAAGCAAAAGAAGTTTTTGAGAACACGGTTCTCGCCATCGAAGGAGAAACTTACAAGGTGAATTAACACTTGTTGGTAATTCCTTTCTCATGTTTCAATTTTGTTATTACATTTGCATAGAATTATTCTAAATAAGCATGGCAAAGATTAAAATCCTCATAGCAGATAACAGTTTCCTCATCCGCGAAGGTTTTCGTTCCATTATAAATGAGAACAGCGATTTCAAATTAATCGGTGAAGCCGATAAAGCCGAAGTCCTCGCAGAAAAACTTTTGCTCCATCGCCCGAATGTTCTTGTGCTTGATTATGCTTCCTCTTTTTTCTGCATTGACGATATTTCTGTGATTCATCAAAAATTTCCTGAAGTAAATATTCTCGCAGTAACAAATCCGCAGAGCAAAGCCATCATTTCAAAAGCAATTGCGAACGGAATTATCAGCCACCTTCTGAAAGATTGCGGACGCGATGAAATCATTGAAGCGATATATTCTACTGCCAAAGGCGAAAAATTCTTCTGCGGAAAAATTGTGGATGGTGTTTTGAAAGAGAAAGAAGCAAATTCCTCCGAAGGAGTTTCCTGCGATGGCATTAAACTTTCCGCCCGCGAAATTGAAATCATCCAACTTGTTTCGGAAGGATTAAGCAACAAAGAAATTGCCGAGAGATTATTTCTTTCTGTTCACACCGTAACTACGCATCGCAAAAATATCATGAGCAAACTTGGCGTGAACAATACTGCCGGTCTTGTGATGTTTGCCATCAAGCAAAATCTTCTCGGCCCGAATAAATTTCTCTTCGCAAATTAATTCTCCTACCTAATTCTTGGTATTTTTTCTTTTTACTCTGTTTAGGGTATTGTCATGTTTTTTCGCTGTCATACTTTTGCTTCGCGATAACAAAAAATATTTCTTTATATGACGAATCCGAAAAATTACTTTCTACTATTTTTATCTATAGCATCCATCCAAAATATAAAATCGCAGGACAGACAATTTGTAAGAACCTATCAAAGCACAGTTTTACCGAAAGGCGCAATGGATTTGGAAGCATGGAGCACTTTCCGCACAGGCAGAAAATATTTTTACAATGCACTCGATACGCGGCTGGAAATGGAAGTGGGATTAACAAACAAACTTCAGACAGCGCTTTACTTCAACGGAACTCATTCCGCATTTGCGCAAAATAAAGATACGCTCGGTGGAATTGCAGACACTTCCATGAGCGGAGTGTTGCATCAATCCGAATTTTCCATGTCGAGCGAATGGAAATTAAAACTCATGGACCCTTCCACCGACCCGATTGGATTTGCAGTGTACGCTGAACTCACTTTCGGCACGGATGAATTTGAAATTGAAAACAAACTCATCTTCGACAAGCGAACGGAGAAAAATATTTTCGCCTTCAATCTTGTGAATGAATATGAATTCGCCTATGATGTAAAAAAAGGAAAAACTCAACACGAATGGGAAGATGAACCGGAAGTTGATTTGGCTTATATGCACTTGCTGAAAACAAATTTCGGAATCGGACTGGAAGCGGTAAACAAAAATGAAATCGAAGACGAGAAATGGAATTTCTCTGCGGTATTTGCGGGTCCAACATTTTATTATAGCGGTGGAAAACATTTTTTAATTTTGAACGTGCTTCCGCAGTGGGCGAATCTTTACAAAACAGAAGATGCGCCAAACAATCTCGTGCTGAACGCGCATGAAAAATTAGAAGTAAGATTACTGTTAGGA
The Bacteroidota bacterium DNA segment above includes these coding regions:
- a CDS encoding response regulator transcription factor, producing MAKIKILIADNSFLIREGFRSIINENSDFKLIGEADKAEVLAEKLLLHRPNVLVLDYASSFFCIDDISVIHQKFPEVNILAVTNPQSKAIISKAIANGIISHLLKDCGRDEIIEAIYSTAKGEKFFCGKIVDGVLKEKEANSSEGVSCDGIKLSAREIEIIQLVSEGLSNKEIAERLFLSVHTVTTHRKNIMSKLGVNNTAGLVMFAIKQNLLGPNKFLFAN